Proteins encoded by one window of Panicum virgatum strain AP13 chromosome 7N, P.virgatum_v5, whole genome shotgun sequence:
- the LOC120682667 gene encoding uncharacterized protein LOC120682667 codes for MDLHYGYGGRAGEAAYIASAGAGSGVVDVVTRDSAAQALGTVVQLHFDKTVEKKRAADAQKQELWRLFLAFFLFLALVLSAVAGSPPARLQCRHLWAPAGLLSLAHLAFYAAVAHHLRCLNGFRYQRRCHKLTLALAADRLRMLKSGPGEVVPAADVEVPYQEPPESYLAKFKRSWAIHFAFLIATFAFSVAASVAILCF; via the coding sequence ATGGATCTGCACTACGGGTacggcggccgggccggcgaggcggcctacattgccagcgccggcgccgggtcgGGCGTGGTGGACGTGGTCACCCGCGactcggcggcgcaggcgctcgGCACCGTGGTGCAGCTCCACTTCGACAAGACGGTCGAGAAGaagcgcgccgccgacgcccagaAGCAGGAGCTCTGGCGCCTCTTCctcgccttcttcctcttcctcgcgCTCGTCctctccgccgtcgccggctcCCCGCCCGCGCGCCTCCAGTGCCGCCACCTCTGGGCGCCCGCCGGGCTGCTCTCCCTCGCGCACCTCGCCTTTTACGCCGCCGTCGCGCACCACCTCCGCTGCCTCAACGGCTTCCGCTACCAGCGCCGCTGCCACAAGCTCACCCTCGCGCTGGCAGCCGACAGGCTCAGGATGCTCAAGTCGGGCCCAGGGGAGGTCGtgcccgccgccgacgtcgaggTGCCCTACCAGGAGCCGCCCGAGAGCTACCTGGCCAAGTTCAAGCGCAGCTGGGCCATCCACTTCGCCTTCCTCATCGCCACATTCGCCTTCTCCGTCGCCGCATCCGTCGCAATCCTCTGCTTCTAG
- the LOC120682666 gene encoding uncharacterized protein LOC120682666 produces the protein MTRTRDPISNPPPPSPIASACGQGELRSGRPGEISIARFARPPRQDGQTMQAAAPRTVKTLPVLRNHLCDPTRLAGASSSFHSTPASFAKWKDKWDCPKSEKGARKASRNYERYVVRQKRAEGKKALKDYLLYGKSSPHLQDRSTGSFANSHEIPRFKTLRKGPQSHWSSKPRQGVHNHRKSKKDKARFCNFFHEDHHVHPDEIFEAIFGTHHGFTWSHISWEDFHFRNRSFRFRWSGGESHRERIPSDNEDESEEDSRETTSVGSHAHRVILGLPPCGPLTLEDVKTAFRASALRWHPDRHPGSSQAVAEEKFKLCVNAYNSLCSILKAA, from the exons ATGACACGGACAAGAGATCCTATTTCTAATCCTCCTCCTCCGTCTCCGATTGCTTCTGCGTGTGGGCAAGGCGAGCTGAGGTCAGGCAGGCCAGGGGAAATCAGCATAGCCAGATTCGCTCGCCCGCCACGCCAAGACGGCCAGACCATgcaggccgccgccccacggACGGTCAAGACCCTGCCCGTCCTAAGGAATCACCTTTGCGACCCCacgcgcctcgccggcgcctcCTCGTCCTTCCACTCCACGCCCGCCTCCTTCGCCAAGTGGAAGGACAAATGGGACTGTCCCAAG AGTGAAAAAGGAGCGCGAAAGGCATCCAGG AATTATGAGAGGTATGTTGTTCGGCAAAAACGAGCAGAAGGAAAGAAGGCCCTAAAAGACTATCTTCTATATGGAAAGTCCTCACCTCATTTACAG GATAGAAGCACTGGAAGCTTTGCTAATTCTCATGAAATTCCACGGTTCAAAACCTTAAGGAAAGGACCTCAGAGTCACTGGTCGTCGAAACCTCGGCAAGGAGTACACAATCACAGAAAGA GTAAAAAGGACAAGGCAAGGTTCTGCAACTTCTTCCATGAAGACCACCATGTGCACCCAGACGAAATCTTTGAGGCCATATTTGGCACACATCATGGTTTTACTTGGTCCCATATATCATGGGAGGATTTTCACTTCAGAAACAGATCGTTCAGATTTAGATGGAGTGGTGGTGAATCACACAGAGAGAGGATTCCAAGTGACAATGAAGATGAAAGTGAGGAGGACAGCAGGGAAACAACCAGTGTCGGTTCACATGCCCACAGGGTCATCCTTGGATTACCACCATGTGGTCCACTAACTCTAGAAGATGTTAAAACTGC TTTCCGGGCATCTGCTCTGCGGTGGCACCCTGACAGGCACCCGGGGTCTTCACAG GCTGTGGCCGAGGAGAAGTTTAAGCTCTGCGTGAATGCGTACAATTCACTCTGCAGCATCCTCAAGGCTGCTTAG